The proteins below come from a single Candidatus Flexicrinis affinis genomic window:
- a CDS encoding isoprenyl transferase has translation MAANVVDPSVTSAPLAVPERVPRHVAIIMDGNGRWAAARGLPRSEGHRQGTENLRTIIRAAVEFGVEILTIYAFSTENWGRPRREVRLLLKILEMVIDRELRELHSNGVQIRHIGELDGIPPGIQRKVQHACEYTRHNDRLILNVAFNYGGRDEIVHAVRRIVQDGIPPESINEDLISSYLYTSGLPDPDLIIRTSGELRVSNFLIWQGSYSEYYATDTLWPDFNREQFLLALIDFSKRRRRFGLTTEQVEDDQDLSETLPS, from the coding sequence ATGGCCGCAAATGTCGTAGATCCATCTGTCACCTCCGCGCCGCTTGCCGTGCCGGAGCGTGTTCCGCGCCACGTCGCGATAATCATGGACGGCAACGGGCGTTGGGCCGCGGCGCGCGGGCTGCCCCGAAGCGAGGGACACCGGCAGGGCACTGAAAACCTGCGCACGATCATCCGCGCGGCGGTCGAGTTCGGCGTCGAGATCCTCACGATTTACGCGTTCTCGACCGAGAACTGGGGACGTCCTCGGCGCGAAGTGCGCCTGCTGCTCAAGATCCTTGAGATGGTGATCGACCGCGAACTGCGCGAGCTGCATTCCAACGGCGTACAAATCCGCCACATTGGCGAGCTGGACGGCATTCCGCCGGGCATTCAGCGCAAGGTGCAGCACGCCTGCGAATACACCCGCCACAACGATCGCCTGATCCTCAACGTCGCCTTCAACTACGGCGGGCGCGACGAGATCGTCCATGCGGTGCGGCGCATCGTGCAGGATGGCATCCCGCCGGAGAGCATCAACGAGGATCTGATCTCGAGCTATTTGTATACCAGCGGCCTGCCCGATCCCGACCTGATCATTCGCACCAGCGGCGAACTGCGGGTGAGCAACTTCCTGATCTGGCAAGGCTCGTACAGCGAGTACTACGCGACCGACACGCTGTGGCCAGACTTCAACCGCGAGCAGTTCCTGCTGGCACTAATCGACTTCAGCAAGCGGCGGCGGCGCTTCGGGCTGACCACCGAACAGGTCGAGGACGACCAAGATCTGAGCGAGACACTTCCAAGTTAG
- the frr gene encoding ribosome recycling factor, with amino-acid sequence MIDDVLKETRNKMKSTLSVYEQDLHGIRSNRASTGLVDRLEVEYYGQPTELRQLANISTPEPMQILIRPFDGSAVKAIERAILEANIGMQPNTDGTQIRLNMPPLTRERRVELIKVLHKRAEDARVSLRNIRRSAIEDMKEFEREKMISEDDLKHGESEVQKLIDQFSAQVDELTKNKEKEMMEV; translated from the coding sequence ATGATCGACGACGTACTCAAAGAGACCCGCAACAAGATGAAGTCCACCCTCAGCGTTTACGAGCAGGACTTGCACGGCATCCGCAGTAACCGGGCCAGTACCGGCCTTGTCGACCGGCTCGAAGTCGAGTACTACGGCCAACCGACGGAACTGCGCCAGCTTGCCAATATCTCGACGCCGGAGCCGATGCAAATCCTTATTCGGCCGTTCGACGGTTCGGCCGTGAAGGCCATCGAGCGGGCGATTCTTGAAGCCAACATCGGCATGCAGCCCAACACCGACGGCACCCAAATTCGCTTGAACATGCCGCCGCTGACGCGCGAACGCCGCGTCGAACTCATCAAGGTGCTGCACAAGCGTGCCGAAGACGCCCGTGTCAGCCTGCGCAACATCCGCCGCAGCGCCATCGAGGACATGAAAGAGTTCGAACGCGAGAAGATGATCTCCGAGGACGACCTCAAGCACGGCGAGTCCGAGGTCCAAAAGCTGATCGACCAATTCTCCGCGCAGGTCGATGAGCTGACCAAGAACAAAGAAAAAGAGATGATGGAAGTGTAA
- the rlmB gene encoding 23S rRNA (guanosine(2251)-2'-O)-methyltransferase RlmB, whose product MEFLYGHWAVLESLRARRRKPDQLLIADRIEERGKVAEIVQMAQARRIDVKRVTRRILDDLSNGANHQGTLLRVTPYPYVQLEDVLNLATARGERPFLLLLDLLKDPQNVGALIRVADAVGVHGVIMQDRRSASVTPAVVNASSGAVEHIHVVQVTNLVNTMKDLKKHDIWLVGMEAGPEVPALENANLNMALGLVMGSEGEGMRRLVRETCDLLMSLPMRGHVASLNVATAGAVALYAAYQARGYT is encoded by the coding sequence ATGGAGTTTCTGTACGGGCACTGGGCCGTCCTCGAGTCGCTGCGTGCGCGCCGGCGCAAGCCCGACCAACTGCTGATCGCCGACCGCATCGAAGAACGCGGCAAGGTCGCCGAGATTGTTCAGATGGCACAGGCGCGGCGTATCGACGTCAAGCGCGTGACGCGCCGCATCCTCGACGATCTATCCAACGGCGCGAATCATCAGGGCACGCTGCTGCGCGTTACCCCCTACCCCTATGTGCAGCTTGAAGATGTGCTCAATCTGGCGACGGCACGCGGCGAACGGCCATTTCTCCTGCTGCTCGACCTGCTCAAAGACCCACAAAACGTCGGCGCCCTGATTCGCGTGGCGGATGCCGTCGGCGTGCACGGCGTCATCATGCAAGACCGGCGCAGCGCCAGTGTCACGCCGGCGGTCGTCAACGCGTCGTCTGGCGCGGTCGAGCACATCCACGTCGTGCAGGTCACCAACCTCGTCAACACGATGAAGGACCTCAAGAAGCACGACATCTGGTTGGTGGGCATGGAAGCTGGCCCCGAGGTTCCCGCGCTCGAAAACGCCAACCTGAACATGGCGCTCGGCCTCGTCATGGGCAGCGAAGGCGAAGGCATGCGACGGCTTGTGCGCGAGACATGCGATCTGCTGATGTCCCTGCCGATGCGCGGTCACGTCGCCAGCCTCAACGTCGCCACCGCCGGCGCCGTCGCCCTTTACGCCGCCTACCAAGCCCGAGGATATACGTAG
- a CDS encoding aspartate/glutamate racemase family protein: MKRIGLIGGLSWESSAEYYRLLNQLVREKLGGMHSADCVMTSFDFAEIEALQSAGEWDAAARLMVDAAHRLERAGAECIVICSNTMHRMAGEVQAAVDVPLIHIADPTARAAMVSGHETVGLLATIYTMEQEFYRGRLVIKHGLNVIVPEDEDRRAVNGIIYRELVQGKVRRKSRTQIVAVIEKLQSLGAQAIILGCTELGLLIKPEHSPLPLYDTTLLHARAIVDFAIGEAPEDI; this comes from the coding sequence ATGAAACGCATCGGGCTTATCGGCGGATTGAGCTGGGAATCCTCGGCGGAATACTATCGGCTCCTCAACCAGTTGGTGCGTGAGAAGCTGGGCGGGATGCACTCGGCCGATTGCGTGATGACCAGCTTCGACTTCGCTGAAATCGAGGCGCTGCAATCCGCCGGCGAGTGGGATGCGGCCGCCCGGTTAATGGTCGATGCGGCGCATCGGCTAGAACGCGCCGGTGCAGAGTGCATCGTGATCTGCTCCAACACCATGCACCGCATGGCCGGCGAGGTACAAGCCGCCGTCGACGTCCCGCTGATTCACATCGCCGATCCGACCGCCCGCGCCGCGATGGTGTCCGGCCATGAAACGGTCGGCTTGCTGGCGACCATCTACACGATGGAGCAGGAATTCTACCGGGGCCGGCTTGTCATCAAGCACGGCCTCAACGTCATCGTGCCCGAGGATGAAGATCGCCGCGCGGTGAACGGCATCATCTATCGCGAGCTGGTGCAGGGCAAGGTGCGCCGCAAAAGCCGGACGCAAATTGTCGCAGTCATCGAGAAACTTCAATCCCTCGGCGCTCAGGCGATCATCCTTGGTTGTACCGAACTCGGTCTGCTCATCAAACCGGAGCACAGCCCGCTTCCGCTCTACGACACGACCCTGCTTCACGCGCGCGCGATCGTCGATTTTGCTATCGGCGAGGCGCCGGAGGACATCTAA